The Aliiroseovarius pelagivivens genome contains a region encoding:
- a CDS encoding SDR family oxidoreductase has product MDLGISGKRALVCASSKGLGFGCAQALAREGVSLVMNARTEGPLLEAAEVIRAETGVEVVTVAADITSDEGRARVLEAAGDVDILVTNAGGPPPGTWTDWERDAFIAAFEANMLTPIALMQALIPGMADRGWGRVVNITSVSVKAPIAVLGLSNTARTGLTGFVAGVSRQMAGQGVIINNLLPGLHDTDRMISLDQAAADAGGISFDEARAEKYNTLPAGRYGTKEEFGATCAFMCSQHAGFMVGQNVLLDGGATNTTL; this is encoded by the coding sequence ATGGATCTGGGAATCTCTGGAAAACGCGCGCTGGTTTGCGCATCGTCCAAAGGATTGGGTTTTGGCTGCGCGCAGGCGCTGGCGCGCGAAGGCGTGTCGCTTGTGATGAATGCGCGTACCGAAGGACCGTTGCTTGAAGCGGCCGAGGTGATCCGCGCCGAAACAGGTGTCGAGGTCGTAACTGTTGCAGCCGACATCACCTCGGACGAGGGTCGAGCACGGGTTTTGGAAGCAGCGGGCGACGTTGATATCCTTGTGACCAATGCGGGCGGGCCGCCTCCGGGTACGTGGACGGACTGGGAACGCGATGCGTTCATTGCGGCGTTTGAGGCCAACATGCTGACACCAATTGCCTTGATGCAGGCGCTGATCCCGGGCATGGCAGATCGCGGCTGGGGCCGGGTTGTGAACATTACCAGCGTGTCCGTGAAAGCGCCGATTGCCGTTCTGGGGCTGTCCAATACAGCGCGCACCGGACTGACCGGTTTTGTCGCCGGCGTGTCGCGTCAGATGGCGGGACAGGGTGTCATCATCAACAATCTTCTGCCGGGGCTGCACGACACAGATCGCATGATCTCGTTGGATCAGGCTGCTGCGGATGCTGGCGGAATTTCTTTCGATGAAGCGCGGGCTGAAAAATACAACACGCTTCCCGCAGGTCGCTATGGCACCAAGGAAGAGTTCGGCGCCACTTGTGCGTTCATGTGTTCGCAGCATGCTGGCTTCATGGTTGGCCAAAATGTGCTGTTGGATGGTGGTGCCACGAATACGACGCTCTAA
- a CDS encoding peptide chain release factor 3 — protein sequence MLDTNTNRPELPPEIARRRTFAIISHPDAGKTTLTEKFLLYGGAIQMAGQVRAKGEARRTRSDFMKMEQDRGISVSASAMSFDFGKYRFNLVDTPGHSDFSEDTYRTLTAVDAAVMVIDGAKGVESQTQKLFEVCRLRDLPILTFCNKMDRESRDTFDIIDEIQENLAIDVSPASWPIGMGRDFMGTYDLLNDRLELMDRADRNVVAETIEINGLDDPKLAEHVPEHLLEKFLEEVEMAKELLPTIDPQSVLEGHMTPIWFGSAINSFGVQELMQGIANYGPEPQPQQASPRTIAPEEKKVAGFVFKVQANMDPKHRDRVAFMRLASGHFKRGMKLTHVRSKKPMAVSNPVLFLASDRELAEEAWAGDIIGIPNHGQLRIGDTLTEGEMIRATGIPSFAPELLQVVRAGDPMKAKHLEKALMQFAEEGAAKVFKPNIGSGFIVGVVGALQFEVLASRIELEYGLPVRFEQSQFTSARWILGDKDEVEKLVNSNKQHIAHDNDGDPVFLTRLQWDIDRVERDYPDLTLSATKEMMV from the coding sequence ATGTTGGATACGAACACAAACCGCCCCGAATTGCCGCCCGAGATTGCGCGCCGTCGCACATTTGCGATCATCAGCCACCCGGACGCCGGCAAGACGACCCTGACTGAAAAATTCCTTCTGTATGGTGGCGCCATTCAGATGGCCGGACAGGTACGCGCAAAGGGCGAAGCACGACGCACGCGATCTGACTTCATGAAGATGGAGCAAGACCGGGGGATTTCGGTTTCCGCCTCGGCCATGTCGTTCGATTTCGGCAAGTATCGCTTCAACCTTGTCGACACGCCCGGCCACTCCGACTTCTCGGAAGACACCTATCGCACGCTGACTGCCGTGGACGCGGCCGTCATGGTGATCGACGGCGCGAAAGGTGTGGAAAGCCAGACGCAGAAACTGTTCGAGGTCTGCCGCCTGCGTGACCTTCCGATCCTGACCTTCTGTAACAAAATGGACCGCGAAAGCCGCGATACATTTGATATTATTGATGAAATCCAAGAGAACCTGGCCATCGACGTATCCCCTGCCAGCTGGCCCATCGGCATGGGTCGCGATTTCATGGGCACCTATGACCTTCTGAATGACCGTCTGGAACTGATGGACCGCGCCGACCGAAACGTCGTCGCCGAGACCATCGAGATCAACGGTCTGGACGACCCAAAACTGGCCGAGCACGTGCCCGAGCACCTGCTTGAGAAGTTCTTGGAAGAGGTCGAGATGGCCAAAGAGCTTCTGCCCACGATCGACCCGCAGTCGGTGCTCGAAGGCCATATGACGCCGATCTGGTTCGGCTCGGCCATCAACTCGTTCGGCGTGCAGGAACTGATGCAGGGTATCGCCAATTATGGCCCCGAACCCCAACCCCAACAGGCTTCTCCTCGCACCATTGCACCCGAGGAAAAGAAGGTCGCTGGCTTTGTCTTCAAAGTTCAAGCGAACATGGACCCGAAGCACCGCGACCGTGTGGCGTTCATGCGTCTGGCCTCGGGACATTTCAAACGTGGTATGAAACTGACCCATGTGCGATCGAAAAAACCGATGGCCGTGTCGAACCCTGTGTTGTTCCTTGCTTCAGACCGTGAACTGGCGGAAGAGGCATGGGCGGGCGACATCATCGGTATTCCGAACCACGGACAACTGCGCATTGGTGACACTCTGACCGAAGGCGAGATGATCCGCGCCACCGGCATTCCGTCTTTCGCGCCCGAACTGCTGCAAGTCGTGCGGGCGGGCGATCCTATGAAAGCCAAGCACCTCGAAAAGGCGCTGATGCAGTTTGCGGAAGAAGGTGCCGCCAAGGTATTCAAACCGAACATCGGCTCGGGCTTCATCGTCGGCGTTGTCGGCGCGCTTCAGTTCGAAGTGCTCGCCAGCCGGATCGAGCTGGAATACGGTCTGCCGGTACGCTTTGAACAGTCACAGTTCACCTCGGCCCGCTGGATCCTTGGCGACAAGGACGAGGTCGAG